One genomic window of Pecten maximus chromosome 3, xPecMax1.1, whole genome shotgun sequence includes the following:
- the LOC117324180 gene encoding vesicle-trafficking protein SEC22a-like has product MIYQTMISRTYDGHPLTANTDTSNHHQGSDVKEGLKNMKFLSRMAGRFQDRCSFYLDAVCVHFISALGLTYLVVCDASYPPVLAFSFLDEIQKEFLKSYERNKVDAVTRPYSLIEFDMSMQKVKQRYNNPRSLTTKLNLAVLSEELKLRPPYIISPEQLRPSDNSYNIDNNIKSNTFATSASRYKHGSYVPMGLRTVLAVGLSLFCAVLNLTRGLAVINDAHIEDYDSDHYQYAATFILNFILLLYQVYLLCVPVKTRRPLACATLFSICLCQLYLWEYRNNYLIIFHFIVAVFGTFVIFKRKVQEKLPQYTL; this is encoded by the exons ATGATTTATCAAACGATGATAAGTCGGACATACGATGGCCACCCATTGACGGCCAATACTGACACATCCAATCATCATCAGGGTTCAGATGTAAAGGAAGGTCtgaaaaacatgaaattttTGTCAAGAATGGCTGGTCGTTTTCAGGATAGGTGTTCATTTTATTTGGATGCTGTATGTGTACA TTTCATATCTGCCTTGGGCCTGACCTACCTTGTTGTATGCGATGCTTCATACCCACCTGTACTTGCTTTCTCCTTCCTTGACGAGATACAGAAAGAATTTCTCAAAAGCTATGAAAGAAACAAAGTGGATGCAGTTACCAGACCATACAGTCTTATAGAATTTG ATATGTCCATGCAGAAGGTAAAACAGAGATACAACAACCCTCGGTCATTGACTACTAAACTAAACCTGGCAGTGTTGAGTGAAGAACTGAAGCTACGACCTCCTTACATCATCAGCCCTGAGCAGCTTCGGCCATCTGATAACTCCTACaacatagataacaacatcaaGTCCAACACATTCGctacatcag CATCACGTTACAAACATGGAAGTTATGTGCCTATGGGTCTAAGAACAGTGCTTGCTGTTGGACTGAGTTTATTTTGTGCTGTGCTAAATCTGACACGGGGCCTTGCAGTAATCAACGATGCTCATATAGAG GACTACGACAGTGACCATTACCAATATGCCGCCACATTTATTCTAAACTTCATACTCCTATTATATCAG GTATACCTCCTGTGTGTGCCAGTGAAGACGCGCAGACCACTGGCATGTGCCACACTGTTCAGCATTTGTCTTTGTCAGCTTTACCTCTGGGAATATCGCAATAACTATCTCATCATATTCCACTTCATTGTTGCTGTTTTTGGAacatttgtaatatttaaaCGCAAAGTACAAGAAAAACTTCCACAGTATACATtatga